Within Tamandua tetradactyla isolate mTamTet1 chromosome 10, mTamTet1.pri, whole genome shotgun sequence, the genomic segment GGCCTCAGATAcatggccaattttttttttttgactgtcaaaaaattgttttttgaCCAGACTGTCGagtctactcaattgggaaagaatatctcttccacaaatggtgatTAAAGAATTGGATacctatatacaaaagaatgaagaaggatccctgtctcacaccatatacaaaaaataactcaaaatggatcaaaaacctaaatctCATAAGTAGAAttataaactcctagaagaaaatttaaggaaactTCTTCAGGATCTTGTTAGACAAGGTTGCTAGACTTTACACCTAAGCCGCAAGCAAAAAAAGGACCTTCTCAGAACAAAAATCTTTTGTGCCTCAAATGCTCTCATGAAAATAGAAGCACAACCTACcaattgtgagaaaatatttggaaatcatacatcagataaatgtttaacctccagaatatataaagaaaccctataactcaaggacaaaaagagagataatccaattaaaaatgggcaaaagacttgaatagacatttatccaaagtgggtatacaaatcaataaaaatcacatgaaagtgcaaatcaaaaccacaatgagatattatttcacactatttaaaaacacagtaaactataagtgttggagaggatatggagaaatgggaacacttgttcactgctggtagaaatgtaaaatggtgcagccacagtggaagacagcttggcattTACTCAGAAGGCTAAGTAGTGAATTACTACCTGATCCGGCAATTCCACTACCAgatatacacccagaagaactgaaagtagggactaaaacagacatttttacactgatgttcatagtgacatcattcacaattatcaaaagatagaagcaacccaagtgtccctcagctgatgaatggataaacaaaatgtggtatatatacacaatggaatattatttagccctAAATATGCATGAAGTCCCGATGCATGtgccaacatggatgaaccttgaagacattatgttgagtgcaataagccagacacagaaggacaaatattatattatctcACTAATTAGAACTAATTGTAATAAGCAtgctcatagagttaaaatctagaagaTAGGTTACCATTGGATAGATTGGGGTTAGAAAATAGGAAGTTAATTAACAATTTCTATAGAATTTCTTTTTAGATTGATTATAAGTGTTTGGAATAGGTGGTGGTGATATTGGAAGAATATTGtaagcataattaacagcactaaattatgtaggtcaatgtggttaaaaggggaaacttcaGTTCATACAAGTTactagaagaaaaaggaaaagataaaacatatGACTGTATAATATAGTTAACCTTATGATAGAGTATGGActatagtacaaatataagattgTTCGTTTATGAATCATCACAAATGTACAAtactaatataaaatgttaagaataagctggcatatggaaaaaatacaccctATATAAGCTATGATCactagttaatagtactattttaataaactctcatcatttgtaacaaaaatAACCATTGCTAAAAAATAGTACGGTAATAAAACtgtgctatcatcaactgtaacaaacgttccacaccagtgcaaatTGTTGTTGTTGGGTGGTCTATGGGAATaccgtattttatgcatgattgctatGTAATCCCACAACTtctgtaactaaaaaaaaaataaatagcaaaatgggaCAAGTTTATCATTATCCACAGTTACTTTAATGAATACGGGTTAAACTCCCCCATCACAAACTGAAgtctgggtggttcagtggtagaatgctcacctttcacgcaggagacccgggttcaattcccggaccatgcacccccccaaaaaaaacactaAAGTCTGGCAGAATAAgttaaaaagcatgatccaactgtATGCTTTTTAAATGAGACTTTCCTTAAATTAAAGACACCAATAGGTGcagagtgaaaggatgggaaaaatattcCGTGCCAATAGCAACCAAAGAGATAGTGGGGTTGAATGGTCTAATagtaaacaaaatagactttaagtaaaaaataaaaccctgaaaATGACAAAGAAGGGTAATATTTATTGACAATAGAGTAATATACCTAGactatataacaattataaaaataaatgcatctaATAGAGCCCAAAATTTATGAAGCAAAccttgacagatttgaagagagaaatagtttCTCATGAATAGCACAAAATCTCAGTATGCCACTTTCTATACTAGATATAAGTAAATGAaagatcaaaaagaaataaaggattattattatcattattattattttgcatgggtaggcaccaggaattgaacccaggtctacagtatggcaggcaaaaattctgctgctgagctACGTGTGGCCTGCCCAGAAATAGAggattttatttaacaataacaTAAAAAGCATATCTAACAAAACATAGATAGAACACATTATGCAACAATAACTAACTATACATTCTTCCTAATTGCATGTGGATCATTCTATATGttatgtcacaaaacaagtcttaatacatttaaaatattgaaataatatattttcttctctgatcacaatggaataaagctcaaaatcaataacaaagggagaaCCAGAAATTGACAAATAtagggaaattaaacaatacaatcTTAACCAAcggataaagaagaaatcacaaaggaaaagaataaagaaaaaccaCAATATACGAAACTTATGGAATACAGCAAAGACAATGCTCAGAGGTAAATttgtatttgaaagtggttacaTTAAACacaagaaagatctcaaatcagtaaaTAATCACACATCCCTGGAGGATCCAGAAAAAGTagagcaaactgaacccaaaatgagcagaatgaggtaataataaagattaaaattgagataaatgaaatagaaaatatatagtaCAGAGTACTAACAAAGCCATAACTGATTTTTTGAAAAGAGCAATGAATTTGGCTAAACTTTAattaaactgacaaagaaaatatagagaatcTACAAATAACAAATATCAGAAATCAAAGGGGAGATGTTATTAACATCTgtacagaaattaaaacataatatataatgataacatgaaaaatttatacCAACGAATTAGAATACATAGGATAAGTGGAAAATGCCTACAGAAATATAAATTACTTGAACTAATTCAAGTAAAAATAGCAAACCTCAAAACACAAACAACATAAAGACATTGgatcagtaataaaaaaccttccaacaaagaaaagtctgggccagatggcttcactggtgaattttatcaaacattcaaggaagaattgATGCCAATTTcgtcaaactcttccaaaaagttgaacaGGAGAGAACCCTTTTTGGTACATTCCATGAAGCCAGCACCACCCTAATCCCAATGACAGATAACAGTatcatatgaaaagaaaataacacatcAATATCACTTATGCATACAGATTCAAATGTCCTTTAAAAAACTAGCAAATTATatccaaaaaaacaataaaaggctCACATATCATCACCAAATGAGAATTATGCCAGGAATGTAAGTGTAATTCAACATAAGAACATCATGTTAACACATCATGCTAATAGAacaaagggacaaaaaaaaaaccatgatcacctcaaatgatgcagaaatgttatttaacaaaatccagcacccttcttAATAAATGTACCCCCAAAACTAGGAACAGAATAGGAAACTTTCTttacatgataaagggcatacatgaaaaagtCAAAGCCAAAATAATACTCAAAATTAAAACACTAAAAGATTAATCTTACAAAATCAGACCAAACAAGGATGACCATTGTCATAAGTTTCAGTCAAATTGTACTGGAAGACCTAGCCAGAGAAATTGGgcatgataaagaaataaaaggcatcaaaatttgaaaagaagatgcaaaactaaccctatttgtagatgacatgatatcatatacagaaaatcccaaagaatataCAAGCAatctactatagctaataaatgaattcagcaaagttgtggggCACAAAaatcaacatggaaaaatcagtaatgtttccatacaatagcaatgaacaatatgaaaataaaacaagaaaacaactccatttgcaatagcaactaaaagaataaaatatttaggagtaaatttaaccagcAATGGAAATGACTGGCacacagaaaattgcaaaacattattgaaataaatccagggagacctaaataaataaaagtatatctTGCATTTACAAACTGGAAAAGTTAATATCATTAATATGTCAATgctacctgttctagtttcctagctgcctgaatgcaccacaccggagatggattggcttttaataaaaggggatttattttgttagttcttcagaggaaaggcagctaactttcatctgaggttctttctttcgtAGGAAGACTCGGGATATTCTCtggggccttctctccaggcctctgggttccaacaacttttccaggggtgattcctttctgcatctccaaaggcctgggctgagctgtgagtgctgaaatgaggtatgatgagctgcttgggctgtgctacattgtgctctctcatttaagcaccagccaattaagtcaaacatcatttattgcagcaggcacgcctcctagccgactgcagatgtaaatcagcaacagatgaggttcacgtaccattggctcatggcctcagcagcagaactaggtgccttcacctggccaagttgacaactgaatctaactaccacattcccaatgtgatttacagattcaatacagttcCCTTCAAAATTCCAAATGCCTtgtttgcagaaatgcaaaagcaGATCATCTCATTCATATGGTAGGACAAGAGAccatgaatagccaaaaacaccttgaaaaatatttacaaagcttgaggactcacattttctgattaaaaatttattacaaagccaaagtaatcaaaacaatgtagtactggcacaaggacagacacaccggtcaatggaatagaattgagtgttcagCAATAAACATATGTGTCTATGGCcaatagatttttgaaaatgtgccaagtccactcaatggatTATGAATtgtctctttaacaaatagtgctgAGAAAACCAGATATCCTcctgcaaaaagaatgaaagcagccTTCCACCTTAcatcaaatacaaaaaaaaaaaaaatcaagaccaaAAGAttaacctctcagccactgacacaggGAAGATGACTGCATATCAATGGCCACCCTTGAAGAAATGCATCCTCCAGCCAAAACAGGAGCAGATGCACAAGCAATCACGGCCAGAGAAAATATGAGGGGCTTTCCTGGCCATGAAGGCACAGCCATtgtaataattgtaataataattgtaaaaaattttaagtaattgtaaaaaaaaattgtaataatcCTTAATTACAGATATTTGATCACGTTTGTACCATAAATGTAATTGACTAAGTTAGagccataaaaacaaaattagttcacccataaatataaaatatataagggGGCCCAAATACTGAAAACCTGACCCATCAGATGCTACacccataatatatatataaatgcccTGGTCCAGGTGATGACATTCAACATCAGAATCTTCTCGGGACTGTGTGTAACTCAGCTGAAATCACCTCTCTGGTCAACATGCCTTTCAACTGCAGCTCTGAGAACTTCTCCCTCTGCTCTCTTGGGAGTTCCCTGTGCTACCCAGGCTCCACCGGTGGCTCTTCCTACCCCAGCAACTTGGTCTACAGCACTAACATCTGTCCTCCCAgtgtagcgcgaaaaccaggaatgaggccgcAGATTAAGGATCCGTAGTTTCGCGAAGCAGgctttatttgctatggccatagggctcagccgagtagcctctgaaagtctgagtcccaaacaaaaggcaaccttagcttttacagactctttgacatgttaaagacatgGCAAACAATTgactgatttaagttgagaatggcccagagctgaaccattgaggggcccccaccccaggaatgtcttctcttgcctacgtgcatcttcaccagttcctgaaggttAGGGAAGGGGATTTCTatcccaggaaatgtgccttatcttgcttgcctgaaaggagagggggtttggggattttccacagaaagcacagctaaaccagaaagaggggaaggcctgcctgctacaccAGCACCTATAAGGTGGGGTCATCACTCTACAATGGCTGTCAGAAAACCTGCCAAGAGCCCAGCAGCTGCCACACATCTTATGTGGTGTCCAGCCCCTGCCAGACATCCTCCTATCACCCCAGGACCTCGATCCTCTGCAGTCCCTGCCCAACAACTTACACTGGATGTCTAGGCTATGGATCCAGAAGTTTCTACTCACTGGGATGTGGATCCAGAGGCTTCCAACCCCTGGGTTATGACAGCTATGATTTCCCTTCCCTGGGCTACAGATCAGGATTCTGTCGCCCAACCTACTTGGCTTCTAGGAGCTGCTAGTCTTCCTTACAGACCAGCCTGTGGATTTAGCTTCTACTGATCTTATTAAGTTTACGATCTTTCATACAAAAGTTATCAATGCCTCCATTCATAGCGTTTTACTGTTTTCATCATCTCCAGGAAGAATTGCCCTCTTATTCCCTGAATATCAAATTCTTACCTTGTCTCTGCCATCTAACACTGGCTGAGACTTAATCTGAAGCATTCTATAATTAATTTATTGATTCAAAATAAAGTCTAAATCCTTCATTGAAGATGGCATTCATGTGAttgtattttcttcaaaaattgtatgaaaaatcaaatcattttgacataataaacttttttattctgATATGCAGTGAAGTTTGTTGCTAGTTGTTTATTGACTACAGTTTTGCTTGGGATGAATTAAGGGGGAGATTAAGAAAACATCAATACGTATGTATGGGAATGGGTTTGGGATCTTAAGAGTTgggatttcaaattaaaatatgttttggtCTTTGGGTATTTCTCTTACTCAAACTGAAGACTGTTTTATGACAGACTTCtatgaattaaaatttcagaattcaaatgaaatagatttgaatttaataaaaataaaattattattttacaataatatttaaaaataaaaattaaaaatatgggcACTTGTATCTATGCTGACAGGTAGCTGAGAGTTAACAGCTGTATCAGTAATacagagaacaaaaataatatttagattTAGATGATTAGGGTTATATATGAATGTAATTTTGAATAGAGGacaaacaataaatgaataagtatGAATTTAAAATAGCTTCAACTGAGGTCACCTGAAATGTATTGGTAAAAGTGATCAAATACCTGTATCACAATAATGAGTTATTAATATAATACACTTATTTAATATGTGTGATAAAGAATGCAATAAAACTTGAGTAAAGGATCTAAGATGATGATGTTGAGATTCTGCTTTTATGTTAACTGGGGATTCAAATGAAGTAAAACCAAAAATAATAGCTTTTTTTTATATCACCATACATGACCACTTAATGagcattttaacataaaattGGGGGCacaggtgtttttcttttttgtggtaatattttatgtttctacAGGCCAGGTATTTCCAGAAATAGTAAAGCACTACAATGCATAACCTTTAGGTAAGGAACCTAAATTTGAGAGGAAAAAGATTTGAAGccatgttcaataaatatttccacTTGTTATTTGTTCAAATAGTCCAACAGACCTTAGAGAAAGataaacattataaaattaaatcaaacacaAGAAACGATAACCCAAAGAGTATAAGACTAGCACAGTCTTTTAAGGAAAACAATTTccatgatattttaaaagatgggGGCTATTTTTAATTGCAAAGATATAAGGAGTATTGGAAGGGGGAAAGAAGTCTAGAAGATGAAATGGAATAAGGAAAGCAGAAAggattgaaaataatttttgtattcaAGGGATAATTGGAAATTTAGGTGTCACAATATTAGGAGATTTTATATGGTGTTGCAATACATATATAGCTAAAAGTATTTAATGAGTAGACTTTATCATTTAGAGGTATTCAATTATAAATCACAATTATTTGCTTCCATCTTCTCCCTTTCAAACTACTTAAACTACCTTGAGAGTGGACACTCTTACTCTAGTTTCTATCTCATTTTGATTactcatatattttataaaataaatcttcCATCAAATGATCAGGtgttgtttcagtttcctaaatctgttagaatgcaatatatcagaaatggattggcatttataaaggggatttaataagtttcaagttacaATTATAAAGCCTTagatatgtccaaattaagtcaacaagaggatactttcactgAGGAAAGACCAATTACACTCAGGTTcttctgtcacgtgggaaggcacatggcaatgtctgctggcgcTTCGCTCTCAGGTTGGTTTGAAAATGGAtctctcagcctctctgggtctttctggcttctactgggtcattttctttcttcactttcctAAACTGTCTGGGCTTAAAGAACTACAGCAAGCACATCAAGACCCACCATgttaggtggggtcacatctccatggaaacaacctcatcaaaaggtcccacccaaagaTAGAGATACCcgcacaaaattggattaaaagaacatagcttttttgaagtacataacagtttaaaaacagcacattccaccctctagacccccaaaagatatgctctttctatatacaaaatacattcattccatctaaatattacaaaagccttaaatcatttcagtaacaacacaaatacaaCACCAAGTGAAAAACAccaaaagtctcatcaaaatcagctacaggcatggtttgtcctaaagcaaaataCTCTCTGGCTGtaacctgtgaaacttagaataagttatctgcttccaaaatacaaaggAGGACCAGTCATAGGATAactgttcccatttccatagggagaaatttaGGAAAACATGGTTATGGTatccaaacaattccaaaacctgcagggcattCATTAGCTTACAAAGTCTGACAATGTCCACAATGACGTTTTATCCCCAGGGCTTGAGAGAGTGGCCATCCCACCCTTTCCTTGGGTTTAGGCAGAGACCCAGTCCTCGTAAACATTGTAGTGAGGGTTGCAACGTTGGGAAGTACTGGGGAGGCTACCTTGTTCTTGGTCCCAACCTTCTCAAGCATCTGTGTGGTATCCAGACTGCCTgctatctccagggcacacagtCTCTCAAGAATAGAGAGATACTGGCCACGATTGGGAATCCTTGGGGAATATGATCCAGCCTCTCTGAGGCTCAAGTTGGCAACACTCCACCTAAAGAAGGAAGCAGAAGACCGGCCCTCATCCAACAGGGCAAACTCACACCTTCCATATGAATGGGTGAGTCTACTCTCCAGGCTTGAGATTTCTAGATTCCAGACTGtagcttctatggttctgcctctggagtaattttccttttagtctgctccttttggttctttctttctttcttttttctctgtttctctgatCCATCATTATGGATCTTGTAAAAAAAATGTTGGCTTGGAATGCAGCAAACAGTGGTCACAACAGTGAGATAAGGTGACTTTCCATAAATCtcttctggataactccatctccagtcctggcTAGTCCTGttatggctgactggttccatccTTGTTAAATCCCCAATTAGGGTTCTCTTCCTTGGGATCTTCCTTTCTGGAATCCCAGGAtcttccagaccatcaatttctggtttctttgtacccaagagttcagttctcagtttatcccttttcTGTCACATTATACTGTAGgcttcaaggagaagccaggctacattttcatcatttactttggaaataccttcagctaagtatcccagctcattgctttcaaattctaccttccatccaaaaATAGTTCTCCAATGTACTAAATTCTCTACCATGTTAAAGGAAGGGTCACCATTCTTATAGTTTTCAATGACACATTTATAATTTCAGCCTAagtcctcatcagaagtatctctagagtccatatttctaccaattagtctcttcaaagaaatctaggctttctctatcaaatgcctcacaatttttccagaatctCACCCTTCTCCATTTACTAAGCTGTTAACAGCATTTTTGATGTTTTCAAACTACAGCATCCCACTTGTCTGGTACCAAAATGTGTTTTGATTttctaaggctgccagaatgcaatatactagaaatggattggcatttataaggggactttattaagttataagttacaagttacaattatAAGGTCATAGATATGTCCTGATTAAgccatcaacaagaggataacttcactgaagaaaggcctgTTGCGCccagtttcctctgtcacataggaaggcacaaggcaatgtctgctgacccttctcttctggttttgttCCAAAATAGtcctctcagctcctgtgggtcctctgGCTTCAGctgggtcattttctttcttatcttctcTAAACTGTCTACGgtctctcaaaggactccagcagCAGATCAAGACCCAACGTGAATAGgcagggttacatctccatgaaaacaatctaaccAGAAGTTCCCACTCAAAGataggtctacccccacaagattgaattaaaagtacagggcttttctgaggtacatagcagtttcaaaccagcacagatatgaaTGTTATGTTCATACCTGAGGGATATTTAGATAAAGattcatatatttataatgaaatgaCTGGCAATGGTGGATTAAATAATTTAGAACTAGTGTCTTGCTGTCAACATCTAGAAAAACTAGGAAAAAAGATTTGGAAATTATCAGAGCTGAAATCTGAGAGATCTTAAATAATAATAAGTTTCTGATGGCTTTTAGAATAGGTAGGTCTTGAATCCAATAGTGAAATCTGCAAAGCTAAGGAGGATCAAAGACTGATGGTGAAAATAGAATTTAGAACTTTCTAGTGATTTGGGCCCAAACCATTTAGGACTCTGAACAACACCACTTAGATTAGGGAGAACCACATATATTCATCCTAATAGGGCCTTAAATTCATctccaaataatttttatatttgattgGATTTGGGTGTGTGGGAGTATAAGGCTCTGTTCCTATCCTGCCAACATCAAAATAAAATCCTCACTGTAAAATGATGACATCATAGTGCCTTAAATTATTTCTATAGATAGATATACATAAATGATACAGAAAAAGGTATAGATACAGATACTCTGCTACTCAATGAAAATTTAACACATATCAAGAAGTTAAGTAATGATCAAatctaaaagatatatatatatattatatatatatatatatatataatagaaatggATTCACAGGAGATCCAGAAAATGGAAATACTAGATATAGACATTAAAATATCTATGATTAAGAtgttttgtaaataaatgttaaaaaagcaaaatatcctagaataagcaaaaatatacaaaaaagatatgaaaagtaaaaacaagtATATACTGCATAAAATTAAGCAAATACTGACTTCAAAAATACAGGATCAAATGTGCATCAATACACACAGACATacgtaaattaaaaaaatattatcataGTAGCACATGAATTATAATACAGATAAATGGCCTTAAAGGCTTTCAACATTCTTGCACTATACATGAAGTGGTAAAAATATTACTTCATATGAGATAATCAAAAAAGCATGCTGTATCTCTAAGTACCACTGTCTAATAGAACACTCTGCAATAGTGAAAGCATTCTGTATGTATGCTTTCCAATAGAGTTACTGGCCACATATAATGGCATGCATTTGAAATGTGACTGGGGAActgatttttaaatctatttaattgctaatgtaaattaaaattgCTGCATATGACTAGTGGTTACATTATTGAACAGTGCAGCTTTAGGGTAATCcgtaaaaattaataaaacaatgtgTAACAGGTAAGTTgacaaagtagaaaaagaataataaaaatagtaaatttcAGTGAAGTAAAATAtgataggaaaaagaaagagatgaaacaAGATAGATCTATTTATGAGCTGTATCTGTGAGACAAGACAGATGGAAAGATAAAAGTAGATTTAAACTTCAATATATCAGTAATTATACTAACAATAAACTAAACAGAATGATAAAACAACaagaattgcatttaaaaagaaaatttaattattCATGACAGACATCAATGTAAGGATATAAAATCTCTGCAATTTAAAGTACAGAACATACGATAGCATGAAAACAAAGGCAAATAAGTTTTAGCtaaactaataaaagaaaaattacactTTGAAAAAAGAAGCATTACTAAAGATGAGGGAAATTTCACTTCAACAGTGGTTAATTAGGATAAACAACAATCATGAGTACAATTAACAAAATAgctataaaatatatgaaaaaaatttaccaaaataaaatgtgaaaatcacCCATTGATAGATAAATGGGAGGCTTTAAcatttctctcagtaatttttagAACAAGCAGCATACATCAGTTAAAATATTCAAGAGTTCAATAAACATAAACAAATTTCCCTCAATGGCATATATTTTGTgatgattttaacttttttattgtatagtataatatatatacaaagaaaagaaatagaaaagcaatagcttgcaagcattcttcaacaaatagttacaggacagattccaaagtttgtcCTCGGCTACCAtttgatcctctcagatttttccttctagctactccagaaaataggaggctagaaggcatattttttttatcaccacaatgaacttt encodes:
- the LOC143648042 gene encoding keratin-associated protein 13-1-like, producing the protein MPFNCSSENFSLCSLGSSLCYPGSTGGSSYPSNLVYSTNICPPSVATYKVGSSLYNGCQKTCQEPSSCHTSYVVSSPCQTSSYHPRTSILCSPCPTTYTGCLGYGSRSFYSLGCGSRGFQPLGYDSYDFPSLGYRSGFCRPTYLASRSC